The stretch of DNA CTACATGCCTGTAATTCCAACAGCTTTTAAAACACTAATGCGGATAATGATTTGGCCGGGAGCCTTGGGTGGATTTGGAGGATGTTCAATCACCAGGGGAGGACAGTTTGGGAGCTGTCCGTCATATATCGTTCTGGTATTCGCATGGAATATCTACATTCTTGCATTTTTAGTAGAAAGTGGTTGAACTGGTTTCCTGTTCTTACAGTAGAGTGACGCAAGGTTGTACAAATGGGGGAACATGAAACTCAGGCACTTGGAGGGAATCACTCAGAGACACACCACACGCTGCCTAAGAGCAGGAACCTCAGGTAAGAGCTCGAGTTACAATACTTATAGAAACTTTGTGGTTTTAAATGCTGGTAGCAGTAGAAATAGATATTTGAAgtggatttatatatttactgtttGGAAACGGATATGGAAAACAGCCTTTATTAAGTGCATGGTAAACCTAACTGGAGTAACTTAAACCCAAGCCCAGATTTTCTACAACTATAAAAAGATTTCAGTTGTTCAAACATGACAAACACATCCAAGTGCTAAATTTCTTAGATTgacattaatacatttattggcAGCGGCAGCTTGTGATCATGTGGTGGCTGGTAAGAGTGTCAGGCTATACAATAAGTTAGTTACAAAGAGCAAGTCTTCGGCTACACTATTTAGTTTCTCAACACACTTCACATCCTAGAAAAGGAGAAATGGCTACTTTGTCTGAACAAAgctttttaacaatttttataatttttaaaatcgtGTTCAGTtcttataatttacagtgaaatctTCAGTTGAATAAAATGAAGTACTCTAAATTACTAGATGAACTTTCTGTGTTATTATGATTATTCAAACGGGTACGTCACACTGTTTTCCTGATGCTGTACATCATATTTACTGTGACCTGTCAGCATGCTCACGGTGAAAAGCTATTCAAGCTAAGGGCTGCTAAAAAGGGTTATTCAAAGCCAATTATCGTAATGACGCTAAGCCTCTCCCATAGGGACCGTTACTATCCATAAGCATGTGTTACTGTGCATATTCTgccttacattaaaaaaaaaggatatctaaaacaattaaaacttacATAAAAACAATGATGATTTTTGGTAATGATTGAATAATTCCAATTGCTTTTTCTTCAGATAGGCCTATTTAGTGCCAATTATGTAATCAAATAGTTCATTACTCAACTACAAATTCAGCtgttcacaaaacatcttattTGCCCTCATTCTAGTTTAATGGGCATGTATGAGCTTGTCAGTGTTGTCAAGACAATAAGAGATCCTAGAAAACATGTTTGGTTTCTGTCACACCCCTCTGATGACATTCCATTCGGCTTATAtctagaaaaataaatgtttcaataaTCTGTCAGTATGTAATTAAGAATAAATAGCAATAAAGGTGTTTCCTTGGTCCATACTTAATGGTTTAGTATCATTTAGACTGTTATGCAATTATGAGTGtgttgttttggtttatttactttGCATTACTATGCTCTTGTTGTGTTTCATAGTAAGCCATTTGAAGTGTTTATGAGACGATGAACCAATGTGATCTAGTAAAGGGCAGAAGTTAAAGTCTTTCCCAGGAAGTGTTGGTTAAGGCAGATCCCTGCTGTTAGATAACCGAATTAGAGGAGTTGTCTCTGGACACTGTATTGCTTCTGTTTTTGTTCACTGTCACAGTGCATGGCATTTACTGCCTTGGCTATTTATGGCATTTAAttgtacaaaatattaataaaagtagCCCTGAAACATAAAGGCaactatatattttcatgtactgtttgaataaaagaaataaataagtgCAATATCACAAAGACATGTTATAATTGTTCAAATTGAAGTCATTGTCTTTTATAGTTTCACGctactaaaaatctaaattatataaaaataaattatagttttttcatggtatttaaaaaaaaaacctatgaTATCAACAATATGACTAATTGTTTTCCTAACCCTGTTGCataatattatacaattatattacaattacaattctTAGCAGTCTTAACACTATTGATGACTTGCGTGGCTGTTGTCAGGGCAGACTGCAGGCAGAGTAGTACGACGTCCGGTGTTCTTTATGCTCttttaggctgcattaatttgatcaagaATACAGCACAGacaaatactgtgaaatattattacaatctaaaaataatagtaattttttaaatgcaatttattcctgtaatgtcAAAACTGAGCCAGtgttcagcagccattactccagtattcagtgtcacatgatcctttagaaatcattctaatatgcttaaatggtgctcaagaaacatttcctatcTATGtcgaaaacagttgtactgcttaatacggtattgttgtggaaatgtgattTGTCCAAATCACCAATAAATGATTTGTCTTTCTAAATAGCTAATAATGAAAACTCTTTGCTTTGCAGACATATTGTGCTCTAGTGTACAATGAGAAGGAGTCTCTAGCAGAGCGTATTTTCACACCAAGCTAGACTAATAAGTGCACAAGAGGACATTTTCAAAATGGACTCCCATGGGTCTTCACTGGACCACGGCCAGTCACAGCTGAGTGGTGTGGAGAAGGTGTCTAGCAGCTGGCAAAAGCCCACTCATTCCAGGAGCAGCAGCACAGCATCTTCACGTCACTCACGGCTGGTTTGTACCATCCGTTTGACATAAACACACTCAAACtctgttttttttcagctgatttTTGGACACACCTAAAAATTTTCCTTACAAGTACATATTGTATGTGAAAAGCTAGCACTAGGACTTCTGCCCTTGGGTGTTTGAAACCAGTTGCTCAACACCTAAGAAGTGTCCAATCAGATGGTGTGAAAGCTAAACCAACAAGTTTATGTGTCATAACAAGCTTACATTTCGTTCATAGGGATTACATGTGGCACATATTTTAAATGGGAACGCCCTGTTGTACGTCAACTGTGATTGCATTTTTCCCTCTGTTCCAAATAGCATATTAAAGACTGGGAAGTAATGGATGACTTTCCAGTAGATTTGAACCTTACTGGAGAAAACATGCAGGATGCGAACACTCCAGGAATCTGTGAAGGCTACTTGATGAAAAGGCGAAAGTGGCCTCTTAAAGGGTGGCATAAggtatgaggaaaaaaaaaatgtttcatgtaATCTTTTCCTTAATAGATGTTGGTATAATTGTAGAACTGTGTAATATTGAATAAACTTTAAAGTTATACTTTCTTACAGAGATACTTTGTCTTGGATAAAGGGATCCTGCGATATTCAAAAAACCAACATGATGTAAGTATGCTAATTATCTTTTTCCTTACCAGCAACTGCAGATCTTGGATCcaggcttttttattttattttaacaaacagGGATTTACTTTTTCAACAGTTTTCTAAAGGGAAAATGCACGGTGCACTAGATGTCAGTCTCGCAGTTATGTCAGTGAACAAAAAAGCAAGGCGCATAGATCTGGATGCTGGAGACATTCTGTATCACATTAAAGTAAGTCATTAATGGTGGCATTAATTGAatgaaatttttgttttaaagctaAAATGATCTTTAGTTCTATGGAAGCTGGTTTCCATCAtgggataaaaaataaaaaggtaattgcacactttctatttcacaattctgacaaataagactttttttcagtttcagaaTTGAAAGATAGAAACtcaattgcgagatgtaaacttgcaatttcaataaaaatagctagaattgtgagatgttaaCTTAGAATTCTGAGGAAATTCTTGCTAGATACAGTCTTAGAATTGgtttaaactcagaattgcaagaaaaacaGTCAGTTTTTACTTAGCAATTCTGATTTTTGTcctcataattgtgagatataaacctgCATTACTGcgtaaaaaagtcagaattttgtgATAAGTTataattcacttttttaattactttttattctATGATGGAATGGGCTTCCGTAAGTCATTCAGCTACTTAAATACTTGTCCAGGATCTTCCAAACTGGGGTTCACGAACCTCTGAAGggttttgaaagaaatgcaAGGGGTTCATGAGTttatgaaaagctaataattaattaaatcataaaaaaatttaaataaatcagttaaaataaaaacaatcctTCTAAAAAggattgtttaatttgtttatctgcatgtcatgtgactacTTTTCCTTCATCCAACAAATTATGCTAAttatttcatcaaataaattcacTGTCAAAAATGTCAACTGAACTTCTTTTTACTTTTCTAACTAGGCCAAGACTCCggatttatattacatatgggTCACCAAGCTGAGTGCCCACAGGATGTATAAGAAAAATGAGGCTGCGCACGTTCACAATGGCTTCCTCCAGGCCCTGTCCCAGACCAGTCATTTATCTAACAAAAACAGTCCCATGCAGGACATGGTGAGTAAAGTTGTTCCTACATTGACTTCCTGTAGCCCTCTAAATCACCAGGGATTAGGAGAATGTGTCCTCACAGTTTAAGAACAAGACGAATTAGTGATTAGACCTCAATGTCCCAGATGGTGGTTTTATCTGTAAATGTACACTAATAGATGCTTTGGtgatttaattgtttatttgtctgATGGAAGTTACGAATGAATATCTTATGAACATTTCTAGGGCACGTCTTATGTGGGTGAACCTCTGCCATGTGTCAATCCCGCCGTTAATGGGAAAGTGTCAGCTTGGCTACAGACCCAAGAACCTGACATCTGTGCACAAGGTACAGCTGTGCTTCTAAATACTAGTGAAACTGTAAGAAACAGATGCATAAGCACAGAATAAGATGCACCGCTCTGTATTGTTTTCCAGAGCTTACCCGTTGTCAAATGGAGCTGAATGAGCTGCAACGGCTGGTCCAAAAGTTGCACTCTCTAGAATCGGGCCAAATGGTCAATAACGGAGATCTCCAGAGGATTATCAGCATGCAGGTTAGTAAAAGCAGCAGGCTGAAGACCGGTCTTTACTAAAATGACTTGCAAGTAAATGTTCCCACTTGTATTTGACCCATAGAATCTCCTTCTTGACAAACCCAAGAAGAAGAGTGGAAAGATTTGGGGTCATTCTCGCACTCTGTCTCGAGTTGAGGCTCTTGGAATGGTGAGGCTGCTCAGTTTACATTTTCTTCTACTTGATATTAGGATATCTTAGATAAAGCCTTGGAAGCAATTATAATCTTTGCCTACAGGGATTGCCCTGCCATTGGgattatttcatgttttccacAAAGGTTTGGAAATCATAATGGAATTTATTCCATATTCATGTGCAGTGTCATCCCAAAGATctctgtgtattttttattttattttatttttgcatactGTAGTCAGGCATTTATGTTGTGCTAATGTATAGTAAGCATTAGAGCTTCAAAACCCCCAGTAATTTAGTCAACTCCTTTTTTACATGAAGCCATTTCGTGGGATTACTAAATCGGTAAGTCAGCACAAGAAACACTGAATGTAAATCAACCTTGTAATTTTCGACACATTATACCTAGTAGCAAATACTTTACACCACTtccactcaaaagtttggggtcagcaagtCTCTTACCTATTGTTAAATACcattgcaatttaaaacaacggttttctattttattatatattatatttacatttttttcaggatttttttgataaatagaaagttcaaaagaacagcatttatttgaaatataaattatttgtaacactataaatgtctttactctcacttttgatcaatttaatacatccttgctacataaaattaatttcttccaaaaaaaaaaaaaatcacttaatgGTAGTCAGTTGTATTTTAGTACACGTACTATATAGCTTCCGATTGTTACATGTTGCAGAAATTAGATAATAATATCTGCTCCTACTTATTTTCAAACCACTTTTTTAAATGCAGCTATCATCAAGCCACTTGACCAGTTCTGCCCACCTGGGAACCTCTGTCCCTTCGATCCCCGATTATGTCTCCACCCAGGCAACCCCACCAGCCTCCACCTCATCAGAAAGCAAGAAGCTCCACCAAGACATCTGTTCCATGTCCTTGAAAGGTATGAAGGGATAAGAGTAACACATTAATGGTTTTATAGTTGAAATTTAAACCCAGTTTATGCTTATTTGCTGTATTAGATGTATAATGTTGAAGGTCAGCACTGTGTCTTTTCCCATAAAGTCCATGCCTCTCTGCGTACTACACATGAGGCTCTTGCTCAGGAGCGCCAAAGGCTGCAGGACACCTGGTCCAGCAGGGAGCTTCACCAGACCACCTCTGCCCAGATCAACAACCTCTGCAGCCTGGCTGAGGTGATAAGGACTTATATTACTTGTCGAAAAGCACAAAGTGCAGCAGTATTGCCTTGAAATGTTCTGCATGCTTGCAAGGAATAGATTTACTATAGCTCATCTTGTTATTAAAGATGCTGTATATGCTGTTGGTTCTATACCATAAAACAAACACCCCTGCTAGTAAATGCTTTAatacagtggttctcaatctGTGGCCTCAACAGATttctaaaaatgatttaaaacaagacaaaacacgcattaaaataagctaaataaataactgaaaaatcTGTGATCTTTTGCTCACCCTTAAGTTGTTCCAGAcctgtttcttttttctgtttaacacaaaagaaggtattctgaagaatgttggtaatcaaacagtcACTGGTCCCCATTGACAAGTACTTTTTTTCCATACCATAGAAATTAatgggaccatcaactgtttggttactcacattcttcaaaatatcatcttttatgttcaacagaaaaaaaaaacttgaggctgatttttgtttttgggtgaattatcgaACAACCAGAGAAGTCAGGGGGGCTTGGAATATTGTTGTGGGCAATGAGGGGCCTTtgagtcaaaaaggttgagaaccactggtttagTAGTTTATTTTCAGTGCATTACATGTTATGTTTTACtgcatagatgtgtgtgtgtgtgtatgtgtatctTCAGTTAGATGTTAAGTCCCGTCACACCAAAATCCACAAACTCTCAGTGTCCTCCGACTCCTCAGAAGAGTCCTTCCGTACTGTGCTACAAAGGAAGGTGTGTCTCTTTCTACCCAGAACCTACTCATCCTGTTCCCATTTTCGTCTCTTTCTTTCCCTCCTCCACCCTCTgtgttttttattctgtttacAGGTTGATGGGTTTCACCTACTTCATATGCCGACAGGCTCTTTTGTCCTCTCATAGTTTTATTATCATAGCAGTATGATGCAATCAAGCTTACGGTTTCTGACTACCTACATGTCTGTCTCTGTTTCACTTAGTCTGGCTCAGGCCGTAGTTTGTCTTTCCGTGCGCCCTCGGTGGCTGACTCAGCGGCAGAGTATTTTGACGCATGTGATGAGCTTATGTGTGCGAGCTCTTCTGAGATGTCCGATGAGTCCGGTCTGAGTGATGGATCCAGTAATTCAGAGCCTGATGAGGCTCATGGTTAGTAAAAATGAATTGCTCCGTAGGCACGTGTGTGGTGTTTAGGTCTCTATATATACTATCATTCAAAGATTTGGGCTCAGCTAgagaaattcatacttttattcagcagagatgcaataaattgatcaaaagtgacagtaaagaaatttgtaatgttataaaacatttctatttcttttgaactttcaattcatTAAAGAATGCTAAGTGtatcacatttccacaacaataCAGTATTAAGCAgttcaactgttttcaacatagataagaaatgtttcttgagcaccatttaaagcatattagaatgattcctaaaggatcacgtgacactgaatactggagtaatggctgctgaaaattcagttttgacatTACAGGATTacaaattactattatttttagattgtaatatttcacagtatttgtCTGTGCTGTATTCTtgctcaaattaatgcagcctaagagacttcttttaaaaaacattttaaaaattgtatcgaccccaaatttttgaactgtagtgtactTTTGTTCATGTAATCTATTACATTGTGTTACAACATTATCTTTTTCTTATGAACTCAACAGCAATGGCTTCACGCAAGTACCGCGCCAGCCTTTCAAAGGCACCACCAAAACTGAACAGCATAAAGAACACCGGACGTCGTACTACTCTGCCTGCAGTCTGCCCTGACAACAGCCACGTTGGATTGATGACTATCCTCTACAACAACATAGGGAAGGATCTGTCCCGTGTCTCCATGCCAGCAGCTCTGAATGAGCCTGTGTGCCTGCTGCAGAGACTCTGTGAGGAGCTGGAATACTCTGACCTACTGGACACTGCCAATCATACCGATGACCCCTACCAGAGGATGGTAATAATTACAGGAACTTCAGCTAAACTGTATATGTCCAAATGATTACAGAAGGAGTGTGATTCATTTAGAAGTgtataaatgatataataaactATTACTATATCTGTATACTGTAatgcagggttcctcaaatctttccctggagggccaatctgctgcagagtttagctccaaccctgatcaaactcacctacctgtgatttttctaatgatcttgaagactctgattagcatgctccggtgtgtttgattagggttagagctaaactctgcaggagtgggccagatttgaggatgcctgctgtaatggttttgaaagaaggctgctttaaattgatccaacaaaaaaaaaacagtaatattgtgaatttttgttttttttccattgtaatttaatcctgtgatggaaaagctatttttttccacagtcattaatccagtcttcagtgtcacatgatccttcagaaatcattctaataagctgatttggtgctcaaaaaaaaaaaagtattattaatatgttgaaacagttgttctatgatgaatagaaagtttttaattaaaacagaaatcttttctaacatgttttactgtcactctctatcaatttaatgcgtctgttctgaatagaagtattaatttctttaaaaaaaaaaaaaaaatcttacccgaaatgtttaaacagtagtgtatttctttatatttagtataaaattctgttttgtcTTTCTAAAGGTTTATATTGCTGCTTTTGCCATATCTGGCTATGCCACGGCTCAGTTTCGCAACCGTTACAAACCTTTTAATCCAGTTCTGGGAGAGACATTTGAGTGTATCAGAGAGGAAAGATGTTTCCGCTACATTAGTGAACAGGTAATTAATAATCGCATCTAATCATACATTAGAAAAGTTGCTATCAAGCAGTTGTTGTTTATTCCGTGATTTTGTTTGCCCTCAGGTTTCCCATCATCCACCAATATCTGCGTGTCATGCGGAATCCGACAATTTCAATTTCTGGCAGGGTATGTTTTAAGGCCTGTGTGATGATCTCTTAATGTACTATATGTTTGAATTTAAAtctcattcttttttttaattctacatGCTGAGAGCAGACCAGAGATGGAAGAACAAGTTTTGGGGCAAATCTTTGGAGATCATGCCAACAGGGATGGTGAATGTGACTCTTAAAAAGCAAGTATCTGCTTTGGTGTCAGTGGGATTTTAATTCTGAAGTGTTAAAGAAGAATTCTGATCTTTGATATACTGTACTTGTAGATACGGGGACCACTATGAATGGAACAAAGTGGTGACGTGCATCCACAATGTCCTCAGTCAGCAGCGATACCTCGAGCACTACGGTGAAGTCATTATTCGCAATCTGAAAAGTTCGGTCTGCACCTGTAAGATCACATTCGTCAAGgtgtgtttggttttgattgtaAATTTTGTTGTCATTTGAGTACATATAGATAGAAGTCTAAGTACAAATgcagaaaatgttttttcccCTCTCAGTCACGTTACTGGGGTTCAGATGGTTCCAAAAACGAAGTGCAGGGTCAAGTTCTAGACGAGGCTGGTAATGTCATCCATCGTTTTGGTGGATTTTGGCATGAAGGAATCTTCTGTGACACCCTTCCCAATCCACAGTGTATCTGGAAGCCAAGTGAGTAGTcttctttcattcatttcattgaatgaattaggagtttgaggcaaaagtttgAGATTATTGGCAGATGTTGTCTGAACGTCTGTGCTTCCTTACAGATCCACAGCCCAAGAACCACATGCTTTACTTTGGCTTCTCTAGCTTTGCAATAGAGATGAATGAGCTGACACCTGACCATAAGCCCCTGCTGCCCCCTACAGATACACGCTTGCGCCCTGACCAAAGGTGAGACCTTCCTAATAGACAA from Onychostoma macrolepis isolate SWU-2019 chromosome 12, ASM1243209v1, whole genome shotgun sequence encodes:
- the osbpl7 gene encoding oxysterol-binding protein-related protein 7 — its product is MDSHGSSLDHGQSQLSGVEKVSSSWQKPTHSRSSSTASSRHSRLHIKDWEVMDDFPVDLNLTGENMQDANTPGICEGYLMKRRKWPLKGWHKRYFVLDKGILRYSKNQHDFSKGKMHGALDVSLAVMSVNKKARRIDLDAGDILYHIKAKTPDLYYIWVTKLSAHRMYKKNEAAHVHNGFLQALSQTSHLSNKNSPMQDMGTSYVGEPLPCVNPAVNGKVSAWLQTQEPDICAQELTRCQMELNELQRLVQKLHSLESGQMVNNGDLQRIISMQNLLLDKPKKKSGKIWGHSRTLSRVEALGMLSSSHLTSSAHLGTSVPSIPDYVSTQATPPASTSSESKKLHQDICSMSLKVHASLRTTHEALAQERQRLQDTWSSRELHQTTSAQINNLCSLAELDVKSRHTKIHKLSVSSDSSEESFRTVLQRKSGSGRSLSFRAPSVADSAAEYFDACDELMCASSSEMSDESGLSDGSSNSEPDEAHAMASRKYRASLSKAPPKLNSIKNTGRRTTLPAVCPDNSHVGLMTILYNNIGKDLSRVSMPAALNEPVCLLQRLCEELEYSDLLDTANHTDDPYQRMVYIAAFAISGYATAQFRNRYKPFNPVLGETFECIREERCFRYISEQVSHHPPISACHAESDNFNFWQDQRWKNKFWGKSLEIMPTGMVNVTLKKYGDHYEWNKVVTCIHNVLSQQRYLEHYGEVIIRNLKSSVCTCKITFVKSRYWGSDGSKNEVQGQVLDEAGNVIHRFGGFWHEGIFCDTLPNPQCIWKPNPQPKNHMLYFGFSSFAIEMNELTPDHKPLLPPTDTRLRPDQRLLEEGKIEETDKKKDEVEEKQRERRKILAKRGEEHIPRFFRRTLDAAGREVWLYNGTYWKIRDNPGFSNVKNLELW